In the Leptospira selangorensis genome, one interval contains:
- a CDS encoding LysR family transcriptional regulator has product MDLSKLRSFIVVAEELNFRKSAEILGMSQPPLTRLISSFEEELSTKLFERSTRHVKLTGAGVHLLKEGREIIAKAEKIEKEVRSIGKLKAGGLSIGFSTTSFMASLPQIINEFQDRFPRIKLQLQQETRNRIIKGLKSAQFDICFLEGEVADPRLEKHPVHDEVLGILVPKKHPLAKREEIEFKELKDETIILHPKKDSGSFYDTISSLFKQSGIKPKVYIKNERESCPILVATGKGVSLTILGAQNFAPADTKFVPIRQLYLPVSVFYVPENQNPSLKTFLSFVSESSFIKNKHAECLMDVMRL; this is encoded by the coding sequence ATGGATTTATCTAAATTAAGATCTTTCATAGTCGTTGCAGAAGAATTGAATTTTAGGAAGAGCGCGGAAATTTTGGGAATGTCCCAACCTCCTCTGACTAGATTGATCTCTTCTTTTGAGGAAGAACTTTCCACTAAATTATTCGAAAGATCTACAAGGCATGTAAAACTTACTGGAGCTGGAGTCCATCTCCTAAAGGAAGGTAGGGAGATCATTGCGAAAGCGGAAAAAATAGAAAAAGAAGTTCGCTCTATTGGTAAACTCAAAGCTGGGGGCTTAAGTATCGGTTTTTCAACAACTAGTTTTATGGCGAGCCTACCTCAGATCATCAACGAATTTCAGGATCGATTTCCACGAATCAAGCTGCAACTTCAGCAGGAAACTCGAAATAGGATCATCAAAGGTTTAAAATCAGCCCAATTCGATATTTGCTTTTTAGAAGGAGAAGTTGCCGATCCTCGTTTGGAAAAACATCCTGTTCATGACGAAGTACTTGGTATCCTTGTTCCGAAAAAACATCCTCTTGCTAAAAGGGAGGAAATCGAATTTAAAGAATTAAAAGACGAAACTATTATATTACATCCTAAAAAAGACTCAGGAAGTTTTTATGATACGATCTCTTCTCTATTTAAACAAAGCGGTATTAAGCCCAAGGTTTATATAAAGAATGAAAGGGAAAGTTGTCCTATCTTGGTGGCTACTGGTAAAGGAGTGTCTTTAACGATCTTAGGTGCACAGAATTTTGCACCTGCGGATACCAAATTTGTCCCGATCAGACAATTATATTTACCGGTTTCTGTTTTTTATGTTCCGGAAAATCAAAATCCTTCCTTAAAAACTTTTTTAAGTTTTGTATCTGAAAGTAGCTTTATCAAAAACAAACACGCGGAATGCCTCATGGATGTAATGAGGCTCTGA
- a CDS encoding TauD/TfdA family dioxygenase — MPAKTSEEISKNLIKGLNLPIVYSPSSPEKADLKHLTNWIKKNQKEIQRDLLIYGAILFRGFNVGSSENFEKVALGLDSNLSEAYLGTSPRDKKTKFVHTASELPSAYPIMQHAEMSFLNKPPKKLFFYAKVAPSKNGETPITDLRTVLREMPSHISDKVEKQGIKYIRHYDGPGASRYSLWKTKPWNEMFKTVDKKEAEKEIKKQDFVHEWLPGNKLRLINSQVGVRKHPIAGSKAWHNHSQTFHIDSPRLEYKYVFKRQKTLRGLGVYLILNLLTGIKKLFSKSEDLDVHATYGDGSEISNKDIKTIIGVFWKNIQIFSWQKDDILYLDNYSVSHGRLPFVGPREIQVAWTE; from the coding sequence ATGCCAGCTAAAACTTCGGAAGAAATATCCAAAAATCTAATAAAGGGCCTGAACCTTCCTATCGTATACTCTCCTTCTTCTCCGGAGAAAGCGGATCTAAAACATCTAACGAATTGGATCAAGAAGAACCAAAAAGAAATCCAAAGAGATCTATTGATCTATGGCGCGATCCTATTCAGAGGTTTTAATGTAGGTTCTTCCGAAAATTTTGAAAAGGTCGCTTTAGGTTTAGATTCCAATCTTTCGGAAGCATATTTAGGAACTTCTCCCAGAGATAAAAAGACTAAGTTTGTTCATACTGCGAGTGAACTTCCTTCCGCTTATCCTATCATGCAACATGCGGAGATGAGCTTCTTAAATAAACCCCCTAAAAAACTTTTCTTTTATGCGAAGGTAGCTCCTTCTAAAAACGGAGAAACACCTATCACTGATCTAAGAACGGTTTTGAGAGAAATGCCTTCTCATATTTCCGACAAGGTGGAGAAACAAGGTATCAAGTACATTCGCCATTATGACGGTCCGGGCGCTTCTCGTTATAGTCTTTGGAAAACAAAACCTTGGAATGAAATGTTCAAGACTGTAGATAAAAAAGAGGCTGAGAAGGAGATAAAAAAACAGGATTTCGTTCATGAATGGTTACCCGGAAATAAATTAAGATTAATTAATTCTCAAGTAGGTGTCAGAAAACATCCGATCGCAGGTTCAAAAGCTTGGCATAATCATAGCCAAACATTTCATATAGATTCTCCTAGATTAGAATATAAATATGTTTTCAAAAGACAAAAAACCTTAAGAGGACTCGGGGTTTATTTGATCCTAAATTTATTAACCGGTATCAAAAAACTATTCAGTAAATCCGAAGATCTGGATGTTCATGCAACTTACGGAGATGGATCAGAAATTTCTAATAAAGATATCAAAACAATCATAGGCGTCTTCTGGAAGAATATTCAAATTTTCTCCTGGCAGAAAGATGATATTCTTTATTTAGATAATTATTCCGTTTCTCACGGAAGACTTCCCTTTGTTGGACCAAGAGAAATCCAAGTTGCCTGGACTGAATAA